A single region of the Coregonus clupeaformis isolate EN_2021a chromosome 40, ASM2061545v1, whole genome shotgun sequence genome encodes:
- the LOC121550964 gene encoding P2Y purinoceptor 8 isoform X1, whose protein sequence is MLPFYMNLNFCLIIGCLCEVIVTMAWSSNSTKLDNTTLSLFQNVTASTAISIVYIVVTIINLIGNSLSMWLLLFHTSPKTPSIIFMINLTVTDLTLGLVLPFQIMYQMQGYNWSLGPGMCRLLTLVFFANMYCSILTMTAISGDRYLGICRPMLFCETRERKSFAVIVCFAMWTVVLLVLYPLSITDLTFHVPELRITTCFDVLKRDMLPSMVAWAAFLLALFVILFLIPFCITVFCYVSIIRKLARDSKTKQKEKAIGLAVTVLTVFTLCFTPNNILLLAHTIRRLFYGESFYMAYKLTLSLSCFNSCLDPFIYYFASREFRKKLRQMLRLRTLSSLDTGKTDLHRESLYSAQYVSEGQGGENGRVSVKQHC, encoded by the exons ATGCTACCTTTTTACATGAATCTAAATTTCTGTCTGATCATAGGTTGTCTGTGTGAAGTCATTGTTACCATGGCATGGAGTTCCAATAGCACCAAACTGGACAACACCACCTTGTCCCTGTTCCAGAACGTCACAGCTAGCACAGCCATCTCCATTGTCTACATTGTGGTCACCATCATCAACCTGATAGGAAACAGCCTCTCCATGTGGCTCCTCCTCTTCCATACCTCTCCCAAAACTCCCTCCATCATCTTCATGATCAACCTGACCGTGACTGACCTGACCTTGGGCCTCGTCCTGCCCTTCCAGATCATGTATCAGATGCAGGGATATAACTGGAGCCTGGGCCCGGGCATGTGCAG GCTCTTGACCCTGGTGTTCTTTGCCAACATGTACTGCTCAATTCTAACTATGACCGCCATCAGTGGAGACCGCTACCTGGGCATCTGCCGGCCCATGCTCTTCTGTGAGACCAGGGAAAGGAAGTCATTCGCTGTGATTGTCTGCTTTGCCATGTGGACAGTCGTCCTATTGGTCCTGTACCCACTCTCTATAACTGACCTGACATTCCACGTTCCAGAACTCAGGATTACCACCTGCTTCGACGTTCTGAAGAGGGACATGCTTCCATCCATGGTGGCCTGGGCTGCCTTCCTCCTTGCCCTGTTTGTCATCCTCTTCCTTATCCCGTTCTGCATCACTGTTTTCTGCTACGTCAGCATCATCCGTAAACTGGCCCGAGACTCCAAGACCAAACAGAAGGAGAAGGCTATAGGTCTCGCCGTCACCGTCCTAACGGTCTTCACGCTCTGCTTCACTCCCAACAACATCCTCCTTCTGGCTCACACCATCCGGAGGCTCTTCTATGGGGAGTCCTTCTATATGGCCTACAAGCTGACTCTCTCCCTCAGTTGCTTCAACAGCTGCCTGGACCCCTTCATCTACTATTTTGCCTCTAGGGAGTTCCGTAAGAAGTTGAGGCAGATGCTAAGGCTGAGAACACTGAGCAGTCTGGACACGGGGAAGACAGACCTGCACAGAGAGAGCCTGTACTCTGCCCAGTATGTGTCTGAGGGACAGGGTGGAGAGAACGGCAGAGTGTCTGTTAAACAACACTGTTAA
- the LOC121550964 gene encoding P2Y purinoceptor 8 isoform X2 — protein sequence MAWSSNSTKLDNTTLSLFQNVTASTAISIVYIVVTIINLIGNSLSMWLLLFHTSPKTPSIIFMINLTVTDLTLGLVLPFQIMYQMQGYNWSLGPGMCRLLTLVFFANMYCSILTMTAISGDRYLGICRPMLFCETRERKSFAVIVCFAMWTVVLLVLYPLSITDLTFHVPELRITTCFDVLKRDMLPSMVAWAAFLLALFVILFLIPFCITVFCYVSIIRKLARDSKTKQKEKAIGLAVTVLTVFTLCFTPNNILLLAHTIRRLFYGESFYMAYKLTLSLSCFNSCLDPFIYYFASREFRKKLRQMLRLRTLSSLDTGKTDLHRESLYSAQYVSEGQGGENGRVSVKQHC from the exons ATGGCATGGAGTTCCAATAGCACCAAACTGGACAACACCACCTTGTCCCTGTTCCAGAACGTCACAGCTAGCACAGCCATCTCCATTGTCTACATTGTGGTCACCATCATCAACCTGATAGGAAACAGCCTCTCCATGTGGCTCCTCCTCTTCCATACCTCTCCCAAAACTCCCTCCATCATCTTCATGATCAACCTGACCGTGACTGACCTGACCTTGGGCCTCGTCCTGCCCTTCCAGATCATGTATCAGATGCAGGGATATAACTGGAGCCTGGGCCCGGGCATGTGCAG GCTCTTGACCCTGGTGTTCTTTGCCAACATGTACTGCTCAATTCTAACTATGACCGCCATCAGTGGAGACCGCTACCTGGGCATCTGCCGGCCCATGCTCTTCTGTGAGACCAGGGAAAGGAAGTCATTCGCTGTGATTGTCTGCTTTGCCATGTGGACAGTCGTCCTATTGGTCCTGTACCCACTCTCTATAACTGACCTGACATTCCACGTTCCAGAACTCAGGATTACCACCTGCTTCGACGTTCTGAAGAGGGACATGCTTCCATCCATGGTGGCCTGGGCTGCCTTCCTCCTTGCCCTGTTTGTCATCCTCTTCCTTATCCCGTTCTGCATCACTGTTTTCTGCTACGTCAGCATCATCCGTAAACTGGCCCGAGACTCCAAGACCAAACAGAAGGAGAAGGCTATAGGTCTCGCCGTCACCGTCCTAACGGTCTTCACGCTCTGCTTCACTCCCAACAACATCCTCCTTCTGGCTCACACCATCCGGAGGCTCTTCTATGGGGAGTCCTTCTATATGGCCTACAAGCTGACTCTCTCCCTCAGTTGCTTCAACAGCTGCCTGGACCCCTTCATCTACTATTTTGCCTCTAGGGAGTTCCGTAAGAAGTTGAGGCAGATGCTAAGGCTGAGAACACTGAGCAGTCTGGACACGGGGAAGACAGACCTGCACAGAGAGAGCCTGTACTCTGCCCAGTATGTGTCTGAGGGACAGGGTGGAGAGAACGGCAGAGTGTCTGTTAAACAACACTGTTAA